The Ferroacidibacillus organovorans genome has a window encoding:
- the galU gene encoding UTP--glucose-1-phosphate uridylyltransferase GalU — MKRVRKAVIPAAGLGTRFLPATKAQPKEMLPLVDKPAIQYIVEEAVSAGIEDILIVTGKSKRAIEDHFDRSLELEAHLAEHEKRTVLEEVKRISDLANIHYIRQPEPRGLGHAVSMARSFVGEEPFAILLGDDIIHSTTPGLAQLLSVFERTGTSVVGVQEVPRERVSSYGIIAGQSSDGVQYTLSDVVEKPSPDESPSNLAIVGRYVVNASIFSILQTLPPGKQGEIQLTDALKQQLLREGMHACVIDGMRFDIGDKLGFLQATIGLALTRVDMREELIRYMSSVIEQERMRSH, encoded by the coding sequence ATGAAACGTGTTCGCAAAGCGGTGATTCCTGCCGCTGGGCTTGGAACGCGCTTTTTGCCTGCCACCAAGGCGCAACCCAAAGAAATGCTGCCGCTGGTGGATAAACCGGCGATTCAATACATTGTTGAAGAGGCCGTATCAGCCGGAATTGAGGATATTCTCATCGTTACAGGCAAATCAAAGCGTGCGATCGAGGATCATTTTGACCGCTCGCTGGAACTGGAAGCGCACTTGGCTGAGCATGAAAAACGCACCGTGTTGGAGGAAGTCAAACGGATCTCTGACCTTGCGAACATTCACTATATCCGTCAGCCTGAGCCAAGAGGGCTTGGGCACGCTGTCTCGATGGCGCGCTCGTTCGTTGGTGAAGAACCGTTTGCGATCTTGCTTGGCGATGACATTATCCATTCGACGACGCCAGGACTTGCCCAGTTGCTCTCTGTGTTCGAGCGAACGGGTACTTCTGTGGTTGGTGTGCAAGAGGTGCCGCGCGAACGCGTGTCAAGCTATGGAATCATTGCCGGCCAGTCTTCTGACGGTGTGCAGTACACGCTGTCGGATGTGGTTGAAAAGCCGTCGCCCGATGAATCTCCATCAAACCTTGCCATCGTAGGACGATATGTTGTCAATGCGAGCATTTTTTCAATTTTGCAGACGCTTCCGCCTGGTAAACAGGGCGAGATACAACTTACGGATGCATTAAAGCAGCAATTGTTGCGTGAAGGCATGCACGCCTGTGTGATTGATGGAATGCGCTTTGACATTGGCGACAAACTGGGATTTTTGCAAGCGACCATTGGACTTGCCTTGACGCGCGTCGATATGCGTGAAGAGCTGATTCGCTACATGTCAAGTGTCATTGAACAGGAGCGCATGCGTTCACACTGA
- a CDS encoding MazG nucleotide pyrophosphohydrolase domain-containing protein: protein MLKQKPTLSDCQAFHRWLDCEKGFSDDLPTNVMLLVEEVGEVAKEVRRLLHASDEGVRQGARDHLREELADCLAFIAKLANYTDIDLEQAYVEKMTKNIGRNWLE from the coding sequence ATGCTTAAACAGAAACCTACGCTCTCGGATTGCCAAGCATTCCACAGATGGCTCGATTGCGAAAAGGGATTTTCGGATGATTTGCCAACCAATGTGATGCTGCTTGTCGAAGAAGTCGGAGAAGTTGCCAAAGAAGTGCGCAGACTCTTGCATGCGTCGGATGAAGGGGTCCGTCAAGGGGCGCGCGATCACTTGCGTGAAGAACTGGCGGATTGTCTGGCATTTATCGCAAAGCTTGCAAATTATACGGACATTGACCTAGAGCAGGCGTATGTTGAAAAAATGACGAAAAATATCGGACGCAATTGGCTTGAATAG
- a CDS encoding DUF1811 family protein encodes MAKPLREMSHAELLEEMERLKRAGELAYQEGNLSEYGVLESRYFLTRSYAIDPNDIELGILYGIENETVLFVPKRFNGVFVYGFPLGSTEEVGYPIGKLVPIAHSHAP; translated from the coding sequence ATGGCGAAACCACTTCGCGAGATGAGCCACGCTGAACTTCTCGAAGAAATGGAGCGGTTGAAACGTGCCGGAGAACTCGCCTATCAAGAAGGCAATCTCAGCGAATACGGCGTTTTAGAATCGCGCTACTTTCTCACACGTTCCTATGCAATCGATCCGAATGACATTGAGCTCGGCATCCTATACGGCATTGAAAACGAAACGGTGCTCTTTGTTCCAAAACGATTCAACGGCGTGTTTGTCTACGGCTTTCCGCTTGGCTCCACAGAAGAAGTGGGGTATCCGATAGGCAAGCTTGTCCCTATCGCACATTCGCACGCCCCCTGA